The Glycine max cultivar Williams 82 chromosome 17, Glycine_max_v4.0, whole genome shotgun sequence genome contains the following window.
aaatttaatttatagtatCACTGTAGATCTTGCTGCCTGATTCCACCTCATCTTATGGAATGAAACCGGAGTAAGAAAGGGtctctgttttatttttcttttcattttattctattttttaatctattttctaaaaaaattacactgttcaacaaatatttcttgctaaacatttattaaatttggaaatttattttttaaatatttgggtATAGAAGTCAGGacgaagagaaataaaataaaaataaataaaaacagaagAATGTGAACTATATGTAAcaagtaaagaaagaaaaacaaacgaAAATAGAGATCGAGTATACTATGTAGTTATATGATATGAAGTATCATTattgatttgaattttgagtgaTCAATCCAAAACATGATGATTAGTATCTTTCCCTATTATTGACTTTATCATGTCGATCATATTGCATGTCTTACAAATTGGGTTGTATACTTTAGGCAGATGTTGAAAATGTTATTAACTTAAAATGAATacttaaaaagatatatatatatatatatatatatatatatatatatatatatatatgttgttaatatatttattgacattttttatgcttttaataATTGGGTAAAATTCTATCCTAATCCTCATATTTTAATGTGCAATTGGTCTCACATATCAAATTTGAGTAACTAGTTTTACATGTTAAATTTGGATTTTAGTACCTCCCTTGAAATACCACAAAAATTAGTATGTActaacattattttttgttatatgaaTCACTACACAAAGATTACATGTTTATTAATGCTTAATTTCTTGTAAAGTTTGTCCTCGAGGATAaacattgtttaaaaaaaattcaaatttcatataaattaattataaataataacaagataaaatatACCAGTGAAAGATAATTTTCATCTTATGAATTGGTTTTTGAGATTAAGTTAAACTCTAATAcacattataatataatattaaattttatcttaaatccATTAAAATGAATCATTGAACATATTATTCatgcatcaaaataaaaaagtacgGGACATgagtatatatattgaaaaaaaaaatcaaatcttacATGTTAAAGATAATGTCAAAGatagattatatatttaaaaatctatTCTCATCTTATaacataacttttaaattaaattagacataaattcaaattttaagttaACCTTATCACTTTTTTTCTCACCAATCGAACTTAAATTTTTAGTGCTTCATTCCATTCACCTGATTTATACATAACAATTCTCTTTGCACTCAAAGAAACATTTTGTTGCTTCTAATTTTCTGCGAAGACACCACAAATTTTTATTGCTCAGCGCCAAATCAAATAATACACtacaataaaaatgtatttttttactacaTAAATAAAAACGTGTTAGACATAATTGGTTTGAAAACAAcactaaaatcaattaattttaagctaATTAATTAGTACATGTTTAACATAGGAGTACTTTAATGGTATCAAAATTCTTTCCATTTTTACACTCAAAGCAACATTTCGTTGCTTCTTATTTTGTGACGATAACACCACATCTTTTAGTTGCTCACTACCAAACCAAACACTATgattgaaaatgtgttagattttattgcttttaaatgcatgttcataaaaatatttgtggAAGATCCAAATTCTAGTATTTATACACGAAAATGAAAAGATAATGTAAAATAGAATTGACCAGCCAAAACGTGTCACCAAACTACACTTATATAGTATGAATCAGCActagcaaaaataattttattagaatagATTACACAATaggaaatgaagaaaatgaagggTGAATTTGGCATGATGATGTTAAAAGGGGACAGGACCATCAGACGGTAATGATCAGAGAGCGTAAACCCTTTTCCTTACAGCCCACGTGTACACTCCCCCTGTTCACACCCAAACCGATTGCCTGTCAAATATACGCGTCGACTGGGACCCACCACTGGTCCTCTTTTGCAGTAAATGCTATTGCCATCCACCCTCAGATCGGAAACCGCCACATGTCGGTCACCACTAAGGTGGGAAACCTCCCCGAGCCAACCTGTTTTCCAAATTCCCAACCAAATCCAAGCTCCTTTCACACactctatattattattttttttatttaaacaaaaccCCCCTCCAAACTAtccctttctttttctgttattaattaatatttatgtgaTATTCTGAGGAAAATTTGGAATATTTCATGATTGAGAATGAGACactattttttcataatacCGAAATCTATTCTAATGATTTAATTTTCCTTTACATAAATACTTTcatattgtaatatatatatataatatctaacCATCAAACCCATAGGTTAACtagtgtgatattttttttagcttaatctatatctcaaatttaaattctaaatatgtaattactttaaatatactctaagaaaaagaaatttttttatctcataagtaattttatttaattcaaacataactgtttaggatgaaaaatatttttaccctaacaaaaaaatatacataaatatatatataaggatagAACATCTAGTCatatattttccaaaaaattatgtgcaacttttcatttttgaaaACTACCATATTTGAAGAGTTGtcatattttaacaaatatattacGATTTAAGGATCGAATTTCTAGTCATCATCATTAATATACTTAAAAGAAGGGTTTGTAACTgtatttttttagcttttaaagaaccgttttttatttacaagtaaaatttaataaaactcTGTTAAACGTGGTATACAAATTGAATAGTTTAAGAGACTTTACTATGTGAGAGCATTGAATagtttctccttttctttcaaTATAATACTCCTATAATAATGAATAGGGTAACTTTTTATTTGAAGTTTTTGAGAAatagttttaaacaaaaagagagagaaagaaaagaaaatgaggaaTATGTGCAAAGGTTTTTGTCGATATATAGCACCTACAATTCATTAAAAGCAATGgaggagaagagagagaaagagaaaaactcaAAGTCATCATCATCTACCATGGCAAATTCTGTGGCATTTTCCGACGAGATTCCTAACATGAGCATGAGCTTCCCTTTCTCCCCTGCTTTCTCTAGTAGCATCTTTGACATgatgccaccaccaccaccttccTCATCTCACGATCCTAAAGCTCCCAACTTTGCTAATAGCTTCATGGACTTGCTCGCTGTCCCTGCTGATTATTATACCCCTTCTTTATTCGACTGGTCCCAAAACACCGCCCCCACGTCAGCACCACCACCTTCCACCACCCAAATCAACCACCCTCTTCCGTCGCCAGCCAGCTCCAATGTCCCCGACGGCTCCGAGGTTCTCAACACTCCGGCGTCTCCCAATTCTTCGTCTATTTCATCATCGTCCAACGAAGCAGCAGCCGCCACCACCGCCAACAAAACAACGGGAAATGATAATGAAGAGGAGGAAGATGAAACAGCAATAGATGCAACAGCAggcagagaagaagaagatcatCAAGACCAAGACAAGACTAAGAAACAGTAAGTAATGATAAtaccaataataataacttaattattttcttaattttttttatttgttttcttgaaaaaaaaggaatgaaTTCTGTATGTCATTCAATGTGTTTgtgtcaaataataataataataaaaataataatgaaattaaacGAGGATAGAGTCGGTTACAGTTGCTAACAAACAGGGTTGCTGAGTGGTGACAATTGATGGAAGATATATTAGGAGGCCGTTTTTGTGTATGTTCATTGAACTTAAAAATAATGGGTTTTCGTTATAATGTCATTTCTCTCCGATTTCATCTTCTTTTacttaattttgatttcttatgtttgttgttattataatgaaacccaacaaaaacaaaaacaaaaaaacatgccAATAATTATTGGTTTTTTGCTCAAATTCCATGCTTAGGCTCAAGCCAAAAAAGaagaaccaaaaaaagcaaagagaGCCGAGATTTGCGTTCATGACAAAGAGTGAAGTGGATCACCTCGACGATGGCTATAGATGGCGCAAGTACGGTCAAAAAGCCGTCAAAAACAGCCCTCATccaaggtatatatatatatatatatatcatataccCATgagtatataattattaatcaatatcaaatatatGCATTTCATTTATCAAACCTTAATTCATTTTGTCATTATGATTCGTTCTTCTCCTTTTTAGTACTTTGGATTGGGACTAATAATTAAACTATTTCTTGCGGTGCACGCAAAACAGGAGCTATTATCGTTGCACCACCGCGACATGCGGCGTGAAGAAGCGCGTGGAGCGTTCCTCGGAGGATCCTACGGTGGTGGTGACAACCTACGAGGGGCAACACACTCACCCGTGTCCTGCCACGTCACGGGCTAGCTTCGGGTTCATGCACTCCGAAGCAAGTGGGTTCGGACCCACCAGTGGACTAGGTTCGGCACACTTTATgctgcaacaacaacaacagtttCGGGACCAAGCACAAGCACAAGCAGCAATGTTGTATAACTCCACCTCATCGTCATTGTCATTGCCACTGAATGTTGTTAACTCAGCTTCTTGTGTTAATAATAGCTATGCCAATACGTCATCGTTGAGTGGCTTTCTTCAGGGCCAAGAGAATCATCAGCGAGGTTTTGTGCCGTCTAGGGTGGTGGCTCCTCATATTTTCTTGAGGGACAATGGGCTTCTTCAGGACATTGTTCCAACGCAGATGGGGAATGAGGAGAATGAAGATCGTGTGTAGGTGATGATCATCATAATATATAGTCATATTTtgggttaattaattaatcatagaacttaattatgacaaattagtttattttaattattttgttgtatattaattatatgtatctTTGTATGGTATATTATTATGTACCGTTGGTTCTTTAGCTAACTGAACTAATGGTGAAAAGTGAAAACCTCTATGGGCGGGCTTCTTGGGGTGTTTTGTGTTTTACTTTAGAGGTTACCATAGAGAAACCTCGCTTCAACTGATGGCTTGTGTTCATATGAAACATTTTGGAGGTTCCCACTTTTTATGGTTAGATAATAGATATATATGGAGGGACTTTGTATTCTGATTTTGtgactttaacttttttttcttttttccttctataTATGGTAATTCTTTGTAACtagatatttatatattcaacGATTAGCCAtttttgtcccctttttttttttaaaaaaatattgttttctcGTCTTTCTCATGTCATCCGCATTATTAGCTTCTTTAGTACTTCCTCGTGATTatgatcttttggttcgatggATTTTTTCATGGTGGAAAACCCAATGTTTTTTAGGGCTAgggttttttcttaatttgttcaGTTACTTGCATGTGGTGAAATGCTTTAGCTAGCTGCGTCTTTTCCCTCTCAGATACTTATGGTGGCAGAGACTTAATGTGGGAAAGGGAAAGTCAAGAATATAAGCTAATAAGCAATGGAGCAGGGAACTCTATATCTATGATGAGGGAAatttaagaaagaaagatgaaaaCTATGCACCAGAGAGAGTGTTATGATTGCCCCATGACTTGACACAATGCATGAGGTATGGAAAAAGTTGTAACATTATTACTTGAGTAGTACCGTTTAGCTTTTTGTGTATGATGGCTTTTCTCATCATCTTCCCCTATAAGCTATAAACAAAGATGGGCTTCAGCCATTCAATGATGATGTGTGTTTCCAGGGAAGGAAATAGTTAGAGCATGGATTGTTTCTTGATGATTGCAAAAGATGGATGATGTGAGATATTGGTGTGGAgaaaagtattatatatatatatggttctCATGCCCTAGCATAGCATAcatgttttgttttgtaataCTAGCAGAAGCCATATGGGCCATGCTACTATCCCTATCCCTGCTTGGGAATTAGattcattaattatttgacGTACAACCCTTTGATGCAAAGAAAATTcgagtttcaattttttttatataattgttgcaaaaataaataaataataattgttgtaaaatttggttatataattatttggtGTACAACCCTTTgattcatagttttttttatcttattggaattaacataaaatcatctactttgtaaaatatatataatcaattttgcTGGCTTATCTAATTTTCTGTActgtttcaaattcaaattcgtTAAGAGGTTAGTTAAATTCAAATGATGTTCAATGTCTTCAAAATAGAGGAGCATCAATGTTTGAAAAAAGTATATTGAACTGAGattattttccaaaaagaaagaaagacaagAATATTTCAATGGTGGCTGTGGATAGCAATGTGCTAATTTTTTGTAACTGTCCAGAATACgatgaagaaaaaagataaatcatACAAAGAGATTCTTTACAAACACGTCATTAACTGATGTATTAAGATttgagtaaaaataataattataaggttgattggatgataaaagaaaaaatgagaaaagaaaagatcatGAATTCAATTC
Protein-coding sequences here:
- the LOC100808190 gene encoding WRKY transcription factor 23, which codes for MEEKREKEKNSKSSSSTMANSVAFSDEIPNMSMSFPFSPAFSSSIFDMMPPPPPSSSHDPKAPNFANSFMDLLAVPADYYTPSLFDWSQNTAPTSAPPPSTTQINHPLPSPASSNVPDGSEVLNTPASPNSSSISSSSNEAAAATTANKTTGNDNEEEEDETAIDATAGREEEDHQDQDKTKKQLKPKKKNQKKQREPRFAFMTKSEVDHLDDGYRWRKYGQKAVKNSPHPRSYYRCTTATCGVKKRVERSSEDPTVVVTTYEGQHTHPCPATSRASFGFMHSEASGFGPTSGLGSAHFMLQQQQQFRDQAQAQAAMLYNSTSSSLSLPLNVVNSASCVNNSYANTSSLSGFLQGQENHQRGFVPSRVVAPHIFLRDNGLLQDIVPTQMGNEENEDRV